Within the Syntrophorhabdaceae bacterium genome, the region GCGTTGCGCAGGACCCACCGGGTACCGATGCAGCGGATACGGACAGCCATAGAATGGCTCCGCGACAAGTATCAGACTGACCACCCCCTGGCGGAATTGGACCTCGAAACCGACGGATATGATCTGTTTGTGCGGGAGCTGGAATATCCGGTAAGCGCGTCCCGAAAGGGACAGGGCGGAATCCCTGAAATTCTCTCTCGTTTTCTTCAGCGCATCGAACGCGACCCGAATCAGATACCTACGCGATTCTACCCTCTCCCATATGACACGTCTCCCAAGGCCATAGTGATGGACCCCGTAGTGGTCTACGGTCGGCCCGTCATAAAGGGCACCCGTATAACCACCTTGATGGTATTCGAACGATATAGCGGGGGCGAAAGCCTGAACGATATAGCCTCAGACTATGATCTGGATATGGCAGCCGTTGAAGAGGCCCTGCGTTGCGAGATCGACCAGCGCGCGGCAGCCTGATCCTCGTTCTCGATGAAAACCTTTCGGGCCACCGCATAGTAAAAGGCCTGACCGAATGTGGTATCCCGGTTAAACCCCAAACGGACCTCATGAAGCGCGGTATTCCCGATGAGGAGGTACTGAGCGCCCTCGCGGATCATCCCGACTGTTTCCTTCTTTCCAAGGATAGTGACTTTCACAAAAAACCCATGATACGCAAAGCCCTCATCCGCCACGGAATAGGGGCTTTTGTCATCACTTCCCACAAAGGAA harbors:
- a CDS encoding DUF433 domain-containing protein; its protein translation is MSDQRYLPLYSLVEVSRYARIQPTTLRSWTRSKDGGILVPAERDTVAPLSFINLVESHVLRALRRTHRVPMQRIRTAIEWLRDKYQTDHPLAELDLETDGYDLFVRELEYPVSASRKGQGGIPEILSRFLQRIERDPNQIPTRFYPLPYDTSPKAIVMDPVVVYGRPVIKGTRITTLMVFERYSGGESLNDIASDYDLDMAAVEEALRCEIDQRAAA
- a CDS encoding DUF5615 family PIN-like protein, giving the protein MRDRPARGSLILVLDENLSGHRIVKGLTECGIPVKPQTDLMKRGIPDEEVLSALADHPDCFLLSKDSDFHKKPMIRKALIRHGIGAFVITSHKGKTAPELVQLINSAWRRMQRFAEQHERPFVAKILADGHVEEVRYQSET